Proteins from a single region of Massilibacterium senegalense:
- a CDS encoding DUF1259 domain-containing protein, whose translation MLKKEFNTFISALRKRSIIVNVLHNHWLLDEPMLMYILFDFVKNSFEATKDADLF comes from the coding sequence ATTCTTAAGAAAGAATTTAATACTTTTATATCCGCCCTTCGAAAAAGAAGTATTATTGTTAACGTACTCCACAACCACTGGTTACTCGATGAACCGATGTTAATGTATATTCTTTTTGACTTTGTTAAAAATAGTTTTGAAGCGACTAAAGATGCAGACTTATTTTAA
- a CDS encoding VWA domain-containing protein, with the protein MKKLSFLLIALFLVLSGCNQEKTNTREKEKVEQTEGEIVKSSTKEKKSVFEDLPVPPKTTADVVNQKLGVYGGKEILSDEYLEEVEEKIKSLPPLEENASEEELDKYFAYAFSLAAEDYPNPDDLIKKWEFQSSGNPNLPDDRYQFKENYNVEIILDSSGSMAKTIDGQTRMELAKKAINEFLQNVPKEANVSLRVYGHKGTGSDADKVKSCSNIEQVYGFTKYDADSFQKALHQFQPSGWTPIAKSLEESKKSFEKYDAKTNTNLIYLVSDGIETCDGDPVAIAKSFADSNVSPIINVIGFDADAKAQEQLQEVARSADGIYTTVTSGDQLKEEFNKAQEVLERWEDWKSDSIIDAEAEKVDRSFEILDFSNEWAFKANNQSNLGFIIGMMREFDIVNNEQRKKLREKYNDLDELTRQSKKELVEMLKDLNVEKLEETKKAINEKYNQNT; encoded by the coding sequence ATGAAGAAACTATCTTTTCTGTTAATTGCTCTTTTTTTAGTTCTTTCAGGATGTAATCAAGAAAAAACGAATACAAGGGAAAAAGAAAAAGTGGAACAAACAGAAGGTGAAATAGTTAAATCCTCAACTAAAGAAAAAAAATCAGTTTTTGAAGATCTTCCAGTCCCTCCGAAAACAACTGCAGATGTTGTAAATCAAAAATTAGGAGTGTACGGTGGGAAAGAAATTCTTTCTGACGAGTACCTTGAAGAGGTGGAAGAAAAAATAAAATCACTTCCACCACTAGAAGAAAATGCTTCAGAGGAAGAATTAGATAAATATTTTGCTTATGCTTTTTCTCTTGCTGCAGAGGACTATCCAAATCCAGATGACTTAATTAAAAAGTGGGAATTTCAGTCATCTGGGAATCCGAATTTGCCTGATGATCGTTATCAATTTAAAGAAAATTATAATGTAGAAATCATTTTAGATTCTAGCGGTAGTATGGCAAAGACGATAGATGGTCAAACGAGAATGGAACTAGCGAAAAAAGCGATTAATGAATTTTTGCAGAATGTTCCTAAGGAAGCGAATGTTTCTTTAAGAGTGTATGGTCATAAAGGAACGGGTTCTGATGCAGATAAAGTCAAGTCTTGTTCCAATATTGAACAAGTATATGGATTCACAAAATATGATGCAGATTCATTTCAAAAAGCGCTCCATCAATTTCAGCCAAGCGGATGGACCCCTATCGCAAAATCGCTTGAAGAGTCAAAGAAATCTTTTGAAAAATATGATGCAAAGACAAATACAAATTTAATTTATTTAGTGAGTGACGGAATTGAAACATGTGATGGCGATCCAGTTGCGATCGCAAAGTCTTTTGCCGATTCTAATGTTTCACCGATTATTAATGTTATTGGCTTTGATGCAGATGCAAAAGCACAAGAACAGCTTCAAGAGGTAGCAAGATCAGCGGATGGTATATACACAACTGTCACGAGTGGCGATCAGTTAAAAGAAGAATTTAATAAGGCACAAGAAGTGTTGGAAAGATGGGAAGACTGGAAGTCGGATTCTATAATAGATGCAGAAGCAGAAAAGGTGGACAGATCTTTTGAAATTTTGGATTTTTCAAATGAATGGGCATTTAAGGCAAATAATCAATCTAATTTAGGCTTTATAATTGGCATGATGAGAGAATTTGATATCGTTAATAACGAGCAACGTAAGAAATTACGGGAGAAATATAATGACTTAGATGAATTAACACGTCAATCAAAAAAAGAACTTGTGGAAATGTTAAAAGATTTAAATGTTGAAAAGTTAGAAGAGACGAAAAAAGCAATCAATGAAAAGTATAATCAGAATACGTAA
- a CDS encoding YqkE family protein has product MVLKVMERLQVKKRKDDGSITLGDMLNEQMMKKLKNKKKDLTAQEKAQQEAEEERKRKVRIEREKNKSFEELLSESELDWKDFK; this is encoded by the coding sequence ATGGTGCTAAAAGTAATGGAGAGATTGCAAGTGAAAAAACGTAAAGATGATGGATCTATTACATTAGGCGATATGTTGAATGAACAAATGATGAAGAAATTAAAAAATAAGAAAAAAGATTTAACAGCACAAGAAAAAGCCCAGCAAGAAGCGGAAGAAGAAAGAAAAAGAAAAGTGCGAATCGAGCGGGAGAAAAATAAAAGTTTTGAAGAGTTATTGAGTGAGAGCGAATTAGATTGGAAAGATTTTAAGTAA
- a CDS encoding transposase produces the protein MLSLRTEQILTYYSHRWRIETYFQQVKGQLGFQGYQIRSRRAIERFWLLVQFSYLFFSDLYGQCFTQTIHLVRRDTFMRIFEFVHTATGSTGYPSFIFVFKYAHLELNIYFIDFK, from the coding sequence ATGTTGAGCTTAAGGACCGAACAAATCTTAACGTACTATAGTCATCGCTGGCGTATTGAAACTTACTTTCAACAAGTGAAAGGACAATTAGGTTTTCAAGGATATCAAATAAGAAGTCGACGAGCCATCGAACGTTTCTGGTTACTTGTACAATTTTCCTATCTGTTTTTCAGTGATTTATACGGCCAATGCTTTACGCAGACCATTCATTTAGTCCGGCGTGATACATTTATGCGTATCTTTGAGTTTGTACACACAGCTACAGGTAGCACAGGGTACCCTTCATTTATTTTTGTATTTAAATATGCTCATTTAGAGTTAAATATTTATTTTATCGATTTTAAATGA
- a CDS encoding transposase, which produces MLGLTHHQPMNKGFQAWNLSFYFPKPVLYHLLHFVDGMSRADFTGKLTEIHSFSHYSKHRTTLGHFLQHSPWEERYLLQQSKQHVLRNVEQEGPVFYILDDTIAKKTKSSSQATSPMEAGGFHFSHTDGKSVWVYQVVQLMLANE; this is translated from the coding sequence ATGCTTGGTTTAACACATCATCAACCAATGAATAAAGGGTTTCAAGCGTGGAATCTATCATTCTATTTTCCAAAACCAGTTTTGTACCATTTGCTTCATTTTGTAGATGGTATGTCCCGTGCTGATTTTACCGGGAAACTAACGGAAATTCATTCGTTTAGTCATTACTCAAAACACCGCACCACACTTGGACATTTCCTACAGCACAGCCCATGGGAGGAACGATACCTGCTTCAACAATCTAAGCAACATGTGTTAAGAAATGTGGAACAGGAAGGACCTGTCTTCTATATTTTAGACGATACGATTGCCAAAAAGACAAAGTCCTCGTCACAGGCTACGTCACCAATGGAAGCAGGTGGTTTTCATTTTTCTCATACAGATGGAAAAAGTGTCTGGGTATACCAAGTAGTGCAGCTAATGCTTGCGAATGAATAA
- a CDS encoding ABC transporter permease, translating to MKTWLVLYKKELFSFWRSSKWLWLPIVFTFLSVSQPISLYYMPEILKSSGNLPEGAVFEIPIPLGTEVMAGVLSQYGTVGLVIIVAAVMGSISSERQRGTMSLLMSRPVSSFQFVTSKWAAEVSLLFITLVFSYGFSAYYTNLLFSDVSIELFWKSFFIYFIWVCFIVTITVIGSILFKSNGIVMGVSISIIALLSLLDNFFEKYMKWSPSLLSTQASSVLVNGKVSDYFFLNIFSSLTIIIVLLAGGIFMFKKQEKY from the coding sequence ATGAAAACGTGGCTCGTTTTATATAAGAAAGAATTATTTTCTTTTTGGCGTTCTTCCAAATGGCTTTGGCTACCGATAGTGTTTACCTTTTTAAGTGTTTCACAGCCAATTAGTTTATATTATATGCCTGAGATTTTGAAATCATCGGGAAATTTGCCAGAAGGAGCAGTGTTTGAAATTCCGATACCACTTGGGACAGAAGTGATGGCTGGTGTGCTTTCGCAATATGGCACAGTTGGTCTTGTTATTATTGTAGCAGCGGTAATGGGAAGCATTTCTTCGGAAAGACAGCGAGGTACAATGTCATTATTGATGTCTCGGCCAGTATCATCATTTCAGTTTGTGACGAGTAAATGGGCAGCTGAAGTATCTTTATTGTTTATTACACTAGTATTTAGCTATGGATTTTCAGCTTATTATACAAATTTATTATTTAGCGATGTCTCGATAGAGTTGTTTTGGAAAAGTTTTTTTATTTATTTTATTTGGGTCTGTTTCATTGTTACAATCACAGTTATTGGAAGTATTTTATTTAAAAGTAATGGAATTGTGATGGGAGTATCCATTAGTATTATTGCTTTATTATCTCTTTTAGACAATTTTTTCGAAAAATATATGAAATGGAGTCCGTCTCTTTTATCTACACAAGCTTCATCGGTATTGGTAAATGGAAAGGTATCAGATTATTTTTTTCTTAATATTTTTAGTTCCCTCACAATCATTATTGTTTTATTAGCTGGTGGAATTTTTATGTTTAAAAAGCAAGAAAAATATTAA
- a CDS encoding DUF5345 family protein, which translates to MNQKEDNVKQLFEALHMLDEMTKVDIPTKEQIKTMTIQHESKQRKTFLKEFILYLFIAFILLMILMMLLVQLPLIFFIIQLLCLLFLPLLIRIERDNDRVKEELYS; encoded by the coding sequence ATGAATCAGAAAGAGGATAATGTAAAACAATTGTTTGAGGCGTTGCACATGTTAGACGAAATGACAAAAGTAGACATTCCAACAAAAGAGCAAATAAAAACTATGACCATTCAACATGAATCGAAGCAACGAAAAACATTTTTAAAAGAGTTCATTTTATATTTATTCATTGCTTTTATTTTGTTAATGATTCTGATGATGCTCTTAGTTCAATTACCACTTATCTTTTTTATTATTCAACTACTGTGTCTTCTCTTCTTGCCACTTCTAATTAGAATAGAACGCGATAACGATAGGGTGAAAGAGGAGTTGTATTCATGA
- a CDS encoding DUF2935 domain-containing protein codes for MDKIVARSLDEITFWSRIMKEHAFFLSLGFTYEQKQLIEEAQRFITIFEQIEEQVTKFTVNDEFVKIQAFNNQVHQAAVAIWNYKRKVLGLTLRCKIRSNNYPLLVEHISREAAYFANRLKELNEGKMAPKPEAIIKENVFFLKIMADHAKFIGHLLDPSERKLVDQAREFSHDFDQLVFQAIDLELMWPQSEVQPILSQFLNQNKVSVVSIRNFKKTARELIEACRIKSNIHPLLADHTFREAERFLEIIDLYEQHLQKKQK; via the coding sequence ATGGATAAAATTGTTGCGAGGTCTTTAGATGAAATTACATTTTGGTCTAGGATTATGAAAGAGCATGCTTTTTTCTTAAGTTTAGGTTTTACATATGAACAGAAACAATTGATAGAAGAAGCACAACGATTTATTACTATTTTTGAACAAATAGAAGAACAGGTAACGAAGTTTACGGTCAATGATGAGTTTGTGAAAATTCAAGCTTTTAATAATCAAGTGCATCAAGCGGCGGTTGCGATTTGGAACTATAAAAGAAAAGTTTTAGGTTTGACGTTACGATGTAAAATTCGGTCTAATAACTATCCTTTATTAGTGGAACATATAAGTAGAGAAGCAGCTTATTTTGCTAATCGATTAAAAGAACTGAATGAAGGGAAAATGGCACCTAAACCAGAGGCAATCATTAAAGAAAATGTGTTCTTTTTAAAAATTATGGCAGACCATGCTAAATTTATTGGGCATCTATTAGATCCTTCTGAAAGAAAATTAGTAGACCAAGCGAGAGAGTTTAGTCACGATTTTGATCAATTAGTGTTCCAAGCGATAGACTTAGAATTAATGTGGCCACAATCAGAAGTTCAACCTATACTAAGTCAGTTTTTGAATCAAAATAAAGTATCTGTTGTATCAATAAGAAATTTTAAGAAAACAGCAAGAGAATTAATCGAAGCATGTCGTATTAAAAGTAATATTCACCCCTTATTAGCGGATCATACATTTCGAGAAGCAGAAAGGTTTTTAGAGATTATTGATTTATACGAACAACACCTCCAAAAGAAACAAAAGTAA
- the sigY gene encoding RNA polymerase sigma factor SigY, whose product MQKELEQKWIEQAQKGNQDAFAELFQLHYSFLYKYLLKVTMNREMTEDLIQETMLKCYDGIKRYDGRSKFSSWLITIATRLYIDHLRRRKTEREWMKKEKTSLIRQLRWKTEKNNIQWFVVMELLAQMKEDVRLAILLKHYYGFTNDEIAAMLKMKVGTVKSKIHYGLKVLRKELTKDESERG is encoded by the coding sequence GTGCAAAAGGAATTAGAACAGAAGTGGATTGAACAGGCACAAAAAGGTAATCAAGATGCTTTTGCAGAGTTATTTCAACTACACTATTCCTTTTTATATAAATATTTGTTAAAAGTGACGATGAACCGAGAAATGACAGAGGATCTTATACAAGAAACGATGTTGAAATGTTACGACGGAATTAAACGGTATGATGGTCGTTCTAAATTTTCTTCATGGCTTATTACAATTGCTACTAGGTTATATATTGATCATTTACGAAGAAGAAAAACAGAACGAGAATGGATGAAAAAAGAAAAAACGTCACTTATTAGACAGTTACGATGGAAAACAGAAAAAAATAACATTCAGTGGTTTGTTGTAATGGAATTATTAGCGCAAATGAAGGAGGATGTCCGATTAGCGATTTTGTTAAAACATTATTATGGATTTACAAATGACGAGATTGCTGCGATGTTGAAAATGAAAGTAGGTACGGTGAAATCAAAAATTCATTATGGATTAAAGGTGTTACGAAAGGAGTTGACAAAGGATGAATCAGAAAGAGGATAA
- a CDS encoding ABC transporter ATP-binding protein — protein MLLEVNNLQKHFGTFQAVKGITFSIDKGRTVALLGPNGAGKTTTLQMLAGLSAPTVGTIKLKEMEKEDRRKYIGFLPQYPNFYEWMTAEELLYFVGQLSQIEKRSLSKKVLNMLAKVGLEHVAKKRIDGFSGGMKQRLGIAQALLHEPDLILLDEPVSSLDPVGRREVMNLIRELKDETTIFFSTHVLHDAEEICDDILIMKAGMIEVSGSLQQLKKNHDKVTLKIKTVAPIDEWLPTFEEKVKVFYDTPYEVRLTVQVDVSEQVKRLLLATILQNNLILERFEVVESSLEDLFLKVVQG, from the coding sequence ATGCTACTAGAAGTGAATAATTTACAGAAACATTTTGGGACTTTTCAAGCAGTAAAAGGAATCACCTTTTCCATTGATAAAGGTCGCACTGTTGCATTACTTGGTCCAAATGGTGCGGGAAAAACAACGACTTTGCAAATGTTAGCAGGTCTTTCCGCGCCGACAGTGGGGACGATTAAACTAAAAGAAATGGAAAAAGAAGATCGTAGGAAATATATCGGCTTTTTACCGCAATACCCAAATTTCTATGAATGGATGACAGCTGAAGAGTTGTTATACTTTGTTGGTCAATTATCCCAAATAGAAAAGCGATCGCTATCAAAGAAAGTACTCAATATGTTGGCGAAGGTTGGGTTAGAACATGTTGCTAAGAAACGTATTGATGGCTTTTCAGGTGGAATGAAGCAACGTTTAGGTATTGCTCAGGCGCTATTACATGAACCAGATTTGATTTTATTAGATGAACCAGTTTCGTCATTAGACCCAGTTGGTAGACGAGAAGTAATGAACCTTATTCGTGAATTAAAAGATGAAACGACTATCTTTTTTTCGACCCATGTGCTTCATGATGCAGAAGAGATTTGTGATGATATTTTAATCATGAAAGCAGGTATGATTGAAGTTTCAGGGAGTTTGCAACAATTAAAAAAGAATCACGATAAAGTTACGTTAAAAATAAAAACAGTTGCGCCCATTGATGAATGGCTCCCGACATTTGAAGAAAAAGTAAAGGTTTTTTATGACACACCTTATGAGGTTCGTTTAACAGTACAAGTAGATGTAAGTGAACAGGTAAAACGACTATTGTTAGCAACTATTTTACAAAATAATCTTATATTAGAACGGTTTGAAGTAGTAGAAAGTTCGTTAGAAGATTTATTTTTAAAGGTGGTGCAAGGATGA
- a CDS encoding helix-turn-helix domain-containing protein: MKSVHKRHQLVEKLESHLRYTARHLIKFDSLEETLHYIINSFWVELPCDLVAIILKEKNVLKLKVGKGGSQQFEQAFPLSLQKCSTNILEEGWSIEKTRDGIQCDFHQLMDEEEISTWFTVPLKDDGISIGFCVVGFQNFVPLIAETERIFVEFGKDIAASIQLAQNKEIDKKKMEGLKWFNTHLYPGSPIEQLVEKVVEMACMTTGATSANVYLYDDKKNCFFFQPPSKGSLKFPEKIWVGDNYDLYDHFPYLEKIAGKELTIPIIVNLKTIGVLHLFNKLNGNFIEEDLELLEFLLRHVATLLENARLYEIEIELKQQLERVIDYQKELVKQTLYGESLDAISRTLGTIFTQTTILFDRFFRPISYSFSNTDNTHLQMLIKQIQQDGQNIKKIKKRERWMDDPLGNKDAIGIWPVIGGGDLVGYLAVHINKEEVDDVFRLTIEHALSVYAIQFIKQKIAIDTKEQVKGSVVNQLFQEKMENQDKIIEYASLFEWDLFKPHRVAIVSIQIEKMEKGYSINLLDLEAQKTAVWEQVKEHLSIFDSDMMLTRNGDEFILIVPVSKEEKGRKCFWKSIYKYMSQISLNEKKVQYVFLGIGGKTAGLTDYYISYKQAQYAHHIVKKHLYDKGFSFFEDLGSYTLFDNLKDPLIAQLFIETYLEPLIHYKEGKGADLFTTLRQYTFNNGNWKKTMESLFIHRSTLRYRMERIKEILPFDIDSAENRLNVMIAYKLFDLYYEDSSNKN, translated from the coding sequence ATGAAAAGCGTTCATAAACGTCATCAATTAGTGGAAAAGTTAGAATCTCATTTGCGCTATACTGCTAGACATCTTATAAAATTTGATTCGTTAGAAGAAACATTACATTATATTATTAATTCTTTTTGGGTAGAATTACCGTGCGATTTAGTGGCGATTATTTTGAAGGAAAAGAATGTTTTAAAACTAAAGGTTGGAAAAGGGGGAAGCCAACAATTTGAACAAGCTTTTCCTCTTTCTTTACAAAAGTGTTCGACAAATATTCTTGAAGAAGGTTGGAGTATTGAAAAAACAAGAGATGGAATACAGTGTGATTTCCATCAATTAATGGATGAAGAAGAGATATCTACTTGGTTTACAGTACCTTTAAAAGATGATGGAATAAGCATTGGTTTTTGTGTAGTTGGGTTTCAAAATTTCGTTCCTTTAATTGCAGAAACGGAAAGAATTTTTGTTGAATTTGGAAAGGATATTGCTGCATCGATTCAACTTGCACAAAATAAAGAAATAGATAAAAAGAAAATGGAAGGTCTAAAGTGGTTTAATACTCATTTATATCCAGGGTCCCCCATTGAGCAATTAGTCGAAAAAGTGGTGGAAATGGCTTGTATGACAACAGGGGCAACATCAGCCAATGTTTACTTGTATGATGATAAGAAGAATTGTTTTTTCTTTCAACCTCCTTCTAAAGGTAGTTTGAAATTTCCTGAAAAGATATGGGTAGGAGATAATTATGATTTATATGATCATTTTCCTTATTTAGAAAAGATAGCGGGGAAAGAGTTGACTATTCCGATTATAGTGAATTTAAAGACAATCGGTGTGTTGCATCTTTTTAATAAGCTAAATGGAAACTTTATAGAGGAAGATTTAGAGTTATTAGAATTTTTATTAAGACATGTTGCTACTTTATTAGAGAATGCTCGCTTATATGAGATAGAAATTGAATTGAAGCAACAACTAGAGAGGGTTATTGACTATCAAAAGGAATTGGTTAAACAAACGTTATATGGAGAAAGTCTTGATGCTATCTCACGTACACTTGGAACTATTTTTACTCAAACGACTATTTTATTTGATCGTTTCTTTCGTCCTATCTCTTATTCTTTTTCAAACACTGATAACACTCACCTGCAAATGCTCATTAAGCAAATTCAACAAGATGGACAAAACATAAAAAAGATTAAAAAAAGAGAAAGATGGATGGATGATCCTTTAGGTAATAAAGATGCCATAGGAATTTGGCCTGTCATCGGCGGTGGAGATTTAGTAGGGTATTTAGCTGTACATATAAATAAAGAAGAAGTAGACGATGTATTTAGATTGACAATCGAACATGCATTAAGTGTATATGCGATTCAATTTATTAAACAAAAAATTGCCATAGATACAAAAGAACAAGTGAAAGGAAGTGTGGTCAATCAACTCTTTCAAGAAAAAATGGAAAATCAAGATAAAATTATTGAATATGCTAGTTTGTTTGAATGGGATTTATTTAAGCCCCACCGAGTAGCTATTGTCTCTATTCAAATAGAGAAAATGGAAAAGGGTTATTCCATTAATTTACTTGACCTTGAAGCCCAAAAAACTGCCGTATGGGAACAAGTAAAAGAACATTTATCAATATTTGATTCGGATATGATGCTGACGCGTAATGGGGATGAGTTTATTCTAATTGTCCCGGTATCAAAAGAAGAAAAAGGTAGGAAGTGTTTTTGGAAATCTATTTATAAGTATATGAGTCAAATATCTTTAAATGAAAAGAAGGTTCAATATGTTTTTCTTGGAATTGGAGGGAAGACTGCGGGATTAACTGATTACTATATTAGTTATAAACAAGCCCAATATGCACATCATATTGTTAAAAAACATCTCTACGATAAAGGATTTTCATTTTTTGAAGATTTAGGTTCTTATACTTTATTTGATAATTTAAAAGATCCATTAATCGCGCAATTATTTATTGAAACTTATCTAGAGCCACTTATTCATTATAAAGAAGGAAAAGGAGCCGATCTTTTTACTACATTAAGACAGTATACTTTTAATAATGGAAATTGGAAAAAGACGATGGAATCTTTATTTATTCATCGAAGTACATTAAGGTACCGGATGGAACGGATCAAGGAGATTCTCCCTTTTGATATCGATAGTGCTGAAAATAGATTAAATGTAATGATTGCGTATAAGCTTTTTGATTTATATTATGAAGATTCATCAAATAAAAATTAA
- a CDS encoding DUF5105 domain-containing protein: protein MKKLGIFTIFFVMAMALIGCSNEKTGSSKTSSNKLIEVTIEDASYILSGENDGVSEDKDTKKGLLAVDLKIKNKTKEKIIISDQNIKLYDGEEQLSPVDDFNHKIDLEYPNLGEIGGEKVKTVTLIFNVEKDKKYDIGITPLTTDSTDEDEVLIQLDTKKYGKSFDKLDNPAKALTAYIETIYMDKDNVNYEKYVSADKKALQEEAKKLFKEQLQRSFYDIDVPDADVDKQYINYKAALAEKTKIKAVTLANAKGKAVVTLEYSTIPLDLYDAVSNYSDEYKNNTGDYEGVNRENYALSKLDVIISSIEPKESREKLEVEMIEKDGKWTVDTSDEYSSQELMDAFTKGSAF from the coding sequence TTGAAAAAGTTAGGAATTTTCACTATATTTTTTGTAATGGCTATGGCATTAATTGGTTGCTCAAATGAAAAGACAGGCTCTAGCAAGACTTCCAGCAATAAGCTGATTGAAGTAACTATTGAAGACGCTTCATACATATTATCTGGTGAGAATGATGGTGTATCAGAAGATAAAGATACAAAAAAAGGGTTACTGGCAGTTGATTTAAAAATTAAAAATAAAACGAAAGAAAAAATTATAATTTCTGACCAAAACATTAAGCTTTATGACGGAGAAGAACAATTATCTCCTGTTGATGATTTCAATCATAAGATTGATTTGGAATATCCGAATTTAGGTGAAATTGGTGGGGAAAAGGTTAAAACAGTAACCCTTATTTTTAATGTTGAAAAAGATAAAAAATATGATATTGGGATCACACCACTTACTACTGATTCCACTGATGAAGATGAAGTACTTATTCAATTAGATACAAAAAAATACGGAAAAAGTTTTGATAAACTAGATAATCCTGCAAAAGCGTTAACTGCCTATATAGAGACGATTTATATGGATAAAGATAACGTTAACTACGAAAAATACGTTTCTGCAGATAAGAAAGCGCTCCAAGAAGAGGCAAAAAAATTATTTAAAGAACAACTCCAACGTAGTTTCTACGATATCGACGTACCCGATGCAGATGTTGACAAGCAATATATTAATTATAAAGCGGCTTTAGCCGAAAAGACTAAAATCAAAGCAGTAACTCTTGCAAACGCTAAAGGAAAAGCGGTTGTAACATTGGAATATTCTACCATCCCATTAGATTTATACGATGCTGTTAGTAATTATTCCGACGAGTACAAAAATAATACCGGTGATTATGAAGGCGTAAACCGAGAAAATTACGCTCTTTCAAAACTGGATGTCATTATTAGTTCCATTGAACCAAAGGAAAGCAGAGAAAAATTGGAAGTGGAAATGATAGAAAAAGACGGAAAATGGACAGTTGATACATCAGATGAATACAGTAGCCAAGAGTTAATGGATGCATTTACTAAAGGATCTGCATTTTAA
- a CDS encoding PLDc N-terminal domain-containing protein yields the protein MTEINWTLFAPIIVLQFILQIIALVNCLKTIELHGPKWIWIFIILVGGILGPVFYFTLARRNI from the coding sequence ATGACTGAAATTAACTGGACATTATTTGCACCAATCATCGTTTTACAATTTATTTTACAAATTATTGCACTTGTTAATTGTTTGAAAACAATAGAACTTCATGGTCCAAAGTGGATATGGATTTTCATTATTTTAGTTGGTGGTATTTTAGGGCCTGTTTTTTATTTTACCCTTGCGCGGAGAAATATATAG
- a CDS encoding transcriptional regulator produces the protein MKMNVIPGVSIVLQLVIVAIILLVQGTTLFILAKKRGKKAWLWGLIGLIQFPLPTIFYYFIVVRPTKKKGSEGK, from the coding sequence ATGAAGATGAATGTCATTCCAGGTGTCAGTATTGTTTTGCAATTAGTAATTGTTGCAATCATTTTGTTAGTACAAGGAACTACATTATTTATTTTAGCGAAAAAGAGAGGGAAGAAAGCATGGCTATGGGGACTGATTGGTTTAATTCAGTTTCCGTTACCAACAATTTTTTATTACTTTATCGTTGTGAGACCAACAAAGAAAAAGGGGAGTGAGGGAAAATGA